From the genome of Desulfobaculum xiamenense:
GCGCAACCGTTCGAGAACCTGCTCGCGCTTGACCTGCGTGAGGTCGCCGGAAAGCTCGTCGGCGTCGTAGCCGAAGCGCTGGAGCACGGTGGTCAGGTAGTGCACGTGCTGCTTAGTGTTGCAGAAGATGAAGCCCGTGGCCGGGTTTTTGAGTTCGATGATGCGAACCAGCGCGCGGTCCTTCTGCATGGCCGGGCATTCGTAGTAGACGTGCGGGGTGTCGGCCACGTGGACCTGCTCGCCGGAGAGGGAGAGCAGGCGGGGGCGATCCATGAATTCGCCAGCCAGCCGCAGCACGTGGTGCGGGTAGGTGGCGGAGGTCATGAGCATGTTGATGCGGCGGCGTGGCAGGTAGCGCTGGACCTGCTTCATGTCCGGGTAGAAGCCGATGGACAGCATGCGGTCGGCCTCGTCGAAGACGAGGGTGTCCAGCCCGCCGAGATTCAGGGAGCCGCGCAGCAGGTGGTCGAGCACTCGGCCGGGGGTGCCCACGACGACGTGCGCGCCCTGCCGGAAGGCTTCGAGCTGCGTGGCGTAGCCGGTGCCGCCGAAGACGGCCACGGTGCGCACGCCGGTGCCCGCCGAGATGAGTTCGATTTCGCGGGCGACCTGCTGGGCGAGCTCACGCGTGGGGACGAGCACCAGCGCCTGACACTCGTTGCGCTCGGCTTTGATGCGGCCGAGGATGGGCAGGCCGAAGCTGCCGGTCTTGCCGCTGCCGGTGCGGGACTGGATCATGAGATCGCGTCCGGCGAGCAGGTAGGGGATGGCCTTGGCCTGCACGGGCATGAGGGCCGTCCATCCGGCGCGGGCGCAGGCCTGCTGAAGCGGTTCGGGCAGCTCTTCGAGGGTGATTTCGGGCAGGGACTCGTCCTCGGGCATCTCGACCACCTCCTGACGCTCGTGAGCGGGCTTTGGGGCGGGAGTTGCAGCTTCGGACTGGCGGGGTGCGCGGCGGCTGGCGGGGCGCACGGGTTCGGCCGTGGGGGTTGATTCTACGATGATTGATTCTCCGGTGTCGGATGCGGGGAGCGCCTGTTCGGCTTCGGGAGCCAGAGGTGGCTCCAAGGTCTCAAAGGGCGCGGGTTCGATGGGTGCCTCGGCGATGGCCGCTGCGGGGGTTTCGGAAATGGTTTCGGTGGGCTGCTGGCCTTCCGGACGGCGGGAGCGCGACGAGCGTCTGCGGCGCGGACGGCGGGAGCGGGCGGGTTTCTCGTCCTGCTCTGCGGCGACGGCGGCGGCCATGGTCGCGGGTTTGGCCTTCGCCTCGGGTGCGGGCTTGGCCGCTGCCTCGGGTGCGGGTGCCGCCTGCTCGGCGGGCTTCTGCACGTCCTTGGGGGCCGCGTCCTGCTGGGGCTGGGCGGCCTTGCGCTTGGGGGACTTCAGGCCAAAGATGTTGTGGTCTTCACTCATGCAACACGTTTCCTCGTAAACGTTTACGTAACTCGACCCCTAATTCTTTGCCATGCTTTCACTATTTTGACTAGCCCCGCAAAATCTTTGTTCTTCCGGGCCTCTTCCGCACCGCGTTCGCGGGGTGGACGGACCGGGCCGTTTTCGGCGCATGACGCGGCCGGACGGGCTTCGGGGCAGGGTCATATGGCACAAGAGGGGTCGCAATGCCGCGGCAGCGTCGTAACGCTGCAGTCGCGGTGCCGCTGTTTCGGGCGACGGCGGGGAGGGCGGGCAGCGGCCTGCCGCGCGGGAGCAGGGTGCTCACCGTGGGCGCTTCGATGCCGACGCACTTCTCCCTTGGCTTGTGAAGCGGGCCGTACGTTCCCGATGTCTGTAGTCGGGCTTCCGGAACATGCCGCGGAAGCCTTGCGCGGTGCATTTCACGCGCACCGCACGGACGCGTTTGCCGCGGACGGCGTTATCCTCGGAGGCCTCGCTATCGGCGGCGGACCGCGCGGGCGAGCCACGTTCGGGGCGGGAGACGCGGAATTCCATCGAGCCGACCAGCCGTGCGGACGAAGGTCTCGCTACGGCGGGGCGGCGGATGTTGCAGCAACGGACTGTGCATCCTGTTGCGCTGGTCCGCATGCATCCCCGGGAGAGGGCCGGACTGGCGATTGCCTGTGCGAAGGCATTCCGGCCGCAAGTGAAGGAATACGTTTGCCGTCCCATTGTCAAGAGGATACCGCATGGCGGCGATGCGAAATCCGTTTCGAAACGTCGTGCGCGCGGTGGTGGAGTAGGCGCGGCGTCCGTTGCGCGGAGGGCGTGCATGGATGCCGCAATGTGCAATTTTCGTTGCGAGGTCAGTCCTTCGGTAGAAACCTGCGCATGAAGCGTCTATCGATGCGGTCTTTCAGCCACCATGCCAGCGTTCCGCCGAAGACGAGCGGACCCTTGCGGAAGATGCCCGTTCCGTCTCCGAGATTGTACACGAGCAGATAGCGCCCGCCGGGCTCGAAAGCTTTGGGCGGCGAATCCTCCAGCGCGGCGAGAATATTGTGTGGCAATACCCCGTGTTGACGCACGGCGTAGACGCCGACCTTGTCTAGCGGACGTTCGGCGAAATGGATGCAGTCCCCGCCGCCGAGGATGTTCGGGTAGCGCTCGCTGCGCAGGAAGCGGTCCACCCGCAGGCCGCCGTCTGGCCCCACGGGGAGGCCGGAATCCGCGATGAAGCGCGGGGGACGCACGCCGAGGGCGGTCATGATGACGTCGGCCTCGAAGACCTCGTGGTTTTCGAGTGTCACGTGCCCGGTGCTGATGTCCGTGGCGTAGCCGTGTTCGACGATGGCGATGCCTCGACCTTCGAGGGACGCACGGGCCATGCGCCGGACGCGGGCGGGCAGGCGGGGCAGGAAGTGTCGCCCGGCCAGAACGCGGATACGCGGCATGCGCCCCTGCGCGTGTGATGCGAAGCGCCGCGCGCAGGCCCAGAGGTTTCCGGCCACCTCCAGCGCGGCGGGGCCGCCGCCGACCACGAGCACCTCGGCCGGGCCGACTTCGAGGCGGGACAGGATGTCATCGCGCGCGGCGAGGAGGTTGGCGATGGGCTTGACCGGATACACGCCCGGCTGCGGGCCTTGGGTGGCTCCGGGAGCGGGGACCTCGCTCCCCACGTTGAGGGAGAGGACGTCGTAGTCGAGGTGGCTGCCGTCGTCGAGAAGGACGCGCCGGGCCGGGGCGTCCACGCGCACGACGTACCCACGGACGAACTGCCCGCCGCTCGCGCGGGTCATGGCTTCCACGGGGAAGGAGATGTCCCGCGGCGTATAGAACCCGCCGAGCATGCCCGGTCCCATGCCGGAATAGTGATGTTCCGGAGCCGGACTGACCACAGTGACCCTGTGTCCGCGGCCGATGAATTCGGCGAGCCGGGCGATGACGGCCACATGCGCGTGTCCGCCGCCAGCGAGAACGAGATGTCCGCCCATGTGCGCTCCTTTTCCCGAGACGGGAATGGGTGTATCCTTGCAACGTACCCTGGGCCATCATCGAATTCAACATGGAAGGAAAGGGGAGACGTTCGACATGGACCGAACCTGTTTCATCGGTGCGTCTGCGCCGGGCGCGTGTGGCGAGGATATGCGTTTGGCGAACAATGACATGGACTGCGCCAAGGGCGGGCCGCGTCCGCTGCGCATCGGCATTGCACGCTGCCTGCTTGGCGACGCCGTGCGCTACGATGGCTCCGGCAAGCTCGACCGCTACCTGCGCGACGTGCTTGGGACCTTTGTGGAGTTCGTGCCCGTGTGCCCCGAGGTGGAGTGCGGCATGGGGACCCCGCGCGAGGCCGTGCGGCTGGTGGGCGATTTGGAGACCCCGCGCCTCGTGGGACGCAAGACCGGCGAGGACTGGACGCGGCGCATGCGCGAGTGGGGCGAGGCGAGGCTTGCCGAACTGGAGCGCGAGGACCTGTGCGGCTACGTGTTCAAGGCGCGTTCGCCGTCGAGCGGCATGGCGCGCGTGAAGGTCTACCCCGAGGGCGGCGGTCAGCCGCGCTACGACGGTGTGGGCATGTGGGCGCGCATGGTCATGGAGCGCTTTCCGCTCCTGCCCTTCGAGGACGAGGGGCGGTTGAACGACATGGGCATTCGCGAGAATTTCGTCACCCGCATCTTCGTGATGCGCCGCTGGCGCGACCTTCTGGCCGCGGGGCTGACCACCGGGCGGCTGGTGGACTTCCACACCCGGCACAAGATGCTCATCCTTGCCCACAACCAGGCCGCCTACCGCGAAATGGGACGGCTGGTGGCGCAGGCCGCCGACATGGACCCCGAGGCGCTCGCCTGTGAGTACCTGACGCTCCTCTCCCGCGCATTGTCGCGGCGGGCCACGGTGAAGAGCCACACCAACGTGCTCATGCACGCGGCGGGGTACTTCCGTCGGCAGCTTTCCGCCGACGAGCGCGCCGAGCTTTCCGAGCTGATCGAAACCTATCGCCGGGGCCTTGTGCCGCGCATTGCGCCGCTCACGCTTCTCAACCACTACGTGCGCAAGTACGACGAGAGCTATCTGGGCGGACAGATCTACCTGCATCCCCACCCCGTGGAATTGAGGCTCTTGTTCCATGCCTAGTGCCACCCATCATTCCTCCCCGTCGCCGTCCGCGCGGCGTGTGGCCGTCATCGGGGCCAGTGGCTATGTGGGTGGACGGCTGGTGCCGCTGCTGCTCGACGCGGGGCACACGGTACGCGCGGTGGTGCGCTCGCCGCGCAAGCTGTCGTGCCGACCATGGAGCACGCATCCGCGCCTCGAAACGGCGGCGGCAGACGTGCGTGACCTCGAATCGCTCACCGCTGCCCTCGCCGATGTGGAGGTGGCCTACTACCTCGTGCATTCCATGCGCCCCGGCCAGCGCAATTTCGCCCGCGCCGACCACGAGGCGGCACGCGTCATGGCCGAGGCCGCCGCGCGCTGCGGGGTGTCGCGCATCATCTACCTCGGCGGGCTGGGCGACGAGGACGATCCCACCCTGTCGCGGCATCTGCGTTCGCGCATGGAGACCGGGCGGGTGCTGGCCGAGGGGCCGGTGCCCGTGACCTGCCTGCGTGCGGCCATGATCCTTGGCTCTGGCAGCGCGTCCTTCGAGATCATGCGCTATCTTGTGGACCGGCTGCCCGTCATGGTCACGCCGCGTTGGGTGCGCACGAAGTGCCAGCCCATCGCCATAAGCGACGTGCTGGGCTATCTGGTCGGTTGTCTCGACGTGCCGCAGACGGCGGGGCGGACCTTCGACATCGGCGGGCCGGACATCCTGAACTACGAGGAAATATTCGCCCTCTACGCCGAGGAGGCCGGGCTACGTCGGCGCACTGTCGTGCCCGTGCCGGTGTTCACCCCTGCGCTGTCGTCGTGGTGGATACACCTTGTCACGCCGGTGCCCGCCAGCCTCGCCAGACCGCTGGCCGAGGGGCTACGCAACGAGGTCGTTTGCCGCGAGAATGACATCCGCGCCCTCGTTCCGCGAGAGCTTCTGTCCGTGCGCGAGGCCATCCGCCGCGCGCTGGACCGTGTGCGGCAGGGGAACGTGGAAACCTGCTGGGCGGACGCCGGAGAGACGCGCCCGCCGGAGTGGCTGGCCTGCGGCGACGCGCCCTACGCCGGGGGCACGGTGTTCGAATGCAACCACCGGGTGGCGCTCGGCTGCGCCCCGGCCGAGGTCTGGCGCACCGTGCGCGGTATAGGCGGTGCGCACGGCTGGTATCATGCCGACGTTCTGTGGTGGCTGCGGGGGCTTGCGGACCGGCTTATCGGCGGGGTAGGCCTTCGCCGGGGCCGTCGCGATCCGGACGATCTTCACCCCGGCGACGCGCTGGACTTCTGGCGCGTTCTCGTGGTCGAACCCGAACGCCGCCTGCAACTGCTGGCGGAAATGAAGCTGCCGGGCGAGGCCATTCTCCAGTTTTCGTTGACGCCCCTGCCCGACGGCGGCACGGAGCTTTCGCAGATAGCCCGTTTCCTGCCGCGCGGCCTGTGGGGCATGGCCTACTGGTACGCGCTGGCCCCCGTGCATGGCTGGCTGTTCAAGGGCATGCTGCGCGGCATGGCCCGGGCGACCGCCTGCCCTTTGCGCGGGGACGTCACCGCCTTCGAACATTCCGGGGATATGTGTATACTGCCGTCAGAGCCCACGCCCCCGCAGAGAGGAACCGAATCGTGAACATCGTCAATCCGGGCCGTGTCCGCCGCGTCACCGACGGCGTGGGCGGTCACGGTCCCGTGGTCTACTGGATGAGCCGAGATCAGCGCGCCCGCGACAACTGGGCGCTGCTCCATGCCCGCGAGCGTGCGCAGGCCCGGAGCGTGCCCGTGGTGGTCGCCTTTTGCCTGTCGCAGACCTTTCTCGGCGCGACATTGCGCCAATACGACTTCATGCTGCGCGGCCTGCGGGAAACGGCAGGCCGACTGCGCGCGCTGAACATTCCCTTCGCTCTGCTGCATGGTGCCGCGCCGGAGGTGTTGCCGTCGTTTCTGCACGACCTGCGGGCCTCGGAACTGGTCACCGATTTCGACCCCCTGCGCGTGAAGCGCGGGTGGCTGCGCGAGGTGGCCGCCGCCGCAGGCATGCCCGTACACGAGGTGGACGCCCACAACGTGGTGCCCGCCCGGCTCGTCTCGGAGCGGCAGGAGTACGCCGCCCGCACCATCCGGCCCAAGATCCACCGCCTGCTGTCGGAATTCCTCGAACCGTTTCCGGAGCTTTCGCAGGTCTCGAACGTCACTGTGCCGTACATCGCGGAACCGGATTTCGAAGAGGCGCTGCGCTGGATACGCGTTGACGCCACGGTCGCCCCCGTGGCCCTTCCCGCAGGCGAGGACGCGGCAGAGGCGAGGCTATTGGCTTTCATTGCCGAGGGCCTTTCCTCCTACGCCGAGGGCCATTCCGATCCCAACGTGGACGGCACCTCGGGCCTGTCGCCGTATCTCCACTTCGGTCAACTGGCACCCCAGCGTGCCGCGCTTGCCGCCGCGCAGGCTCGGCACGGCGGCGAGGGCCGGGAGGCCTTCCTCGAACAGCTCGTGGTGCGCCGCGAACTGACGGACAACTTCTGTCTGTATAACGACGACTACGATGCGCTTTCCGGCGCTCCGGCGTGGGCGCTGGCCACCCTCGACGCCCACCGCGCCGACCCCCGCCCCCACGTCTACACGCGAGAGCAGTTCGAGGCCGCGCGGACCCACAGTCCGCTGTGGAACGCCGCCCAGCACGAACTCGTGACTTCGGGCACCATGCACAACTACATGCGCATGTACTGGGCCAAGAAGATTCTCGAATGGTCGGCTACACCCGAGGACGCGCTGGCCACGGCGCTCCACCTCAACGACCGCTACCAGCTCGATGGGCGCGACCCCAACGGATACGTGGGCGTCATATGGTCCATCGCCGGTGTGCACGACCGTCCATGGAAGGAACGCCCCGTGTTCGGCTCCATCCGCTACATGAATAGCAACGGCTGTCGCCGCAAGTTCGACGTCGAGGCCTACATCCGCGCCCGCTCCGCCGCGCCGCGCCAATTGACGCTGGTGTGACGCGGGGGGCGCTGTGGCTGGGCGTATCGTTCTTTGAGGGGTGCAAGACGTAGGCTCCGCCAGCCAAGGGGCCGTTGGCCCCTTGGAACCCCGATTAGGCGATGGGCGTGGTTACTGTTGGCTCACGTTGCGGCTTTTATTCAATAATTCCAATATATAAGGATTCTCAAGGGAATTATTCCCTTGAGCGGAGTCCGGGGCAGCGCCCCGGCCGCCGGAGGCAAAATTTTCGCCCCTGCCCGGCTGCCGCAGGCCCGTCTTTCGCTGTGTCCAAACGCTGTGGCCGCGTCAGAGCGCGGCGCGTGCTGCGGTGAGGGCTGCGGCGTAGTCCGGTTCCTGCGAGACCTCGCCGACGATTTGCTGGTAGGCGATGACGCCCTTTGGGTCCACCACCAGCACGGCGCGCGCCAGCAGTCGCAGTTCGCGGATGACGAGGCCGTAGGCCATGCCGAAGGAGAGGTCCCGGTGGTCGGAGAGGGTGACGACCTTGTCCACGCCTGCCGCGCCGCACCAGCGTTTCTGGGCGAAGGGCAGGTCCGTGGAGATGGTGAGGATGGTGACGTCGCCGAGGTTTGCGGCCTCGGTGTTGAAGCGGCGGGTTTCCATGTCGCAGACCGGGGTGTCCAGCGAGGGGACGCTTGAAATGATGAGCACGCGCCCTGCGTAGTCTGCGAGGGTCTTCGGGGCGAGGGCGGTGTCGAGCACGGTGAAGTTCGGGGCCTTCTGGCCCACCTGCACGGGTGTTCCGGCCAGCGTGAGGCCATTGCCATGCAGGGTGATGATGCCGGTCCTGTCTGCCATGTCGTGTCTCCTTGTGGTCTGGTGTGTCGGCTGTGGGCACGTCGCGTCGGGGGCCATTACGAGTCATACGCCATTCGGGCGGGCGCGTCAGCCCGTTGGACCGTCGAAGGGGAGGCATCGTTGCGCGGGCGGTGGACATGCGTCGCTCTTGTGTCGCCCGGCCTCGGGCGTTGCACGCCCGGATATGCGCGTCAGCGCGGCGAGGCGCGTTTCGATGTCCGTGGTCAGGCTTTCGGGCCGCATGCGCCAGTGCCAGTTGCCCTTGAGGTGTCCGGGGCGGTTCATGCGCGCCTCGGAGCCGAGGCATAGGAGATCCTGCGTGGGGATGATGGCGAGGTTGGCATGGGAGAGGAGCGCCATGCGCACCAACGCCCATGGGATGTCCGTTCGTGGCAGGCGCAGCCCGAGGTAGGCAAAGAGCCGTTCGCGGGTGGCGGCGTCGGCCTCGTCGTCAAACCAGCCCAGCGTGGGATTGTTGTCGTGCGTGCCGGTGTAGACCACGCTGTGCGGGCCGATGTTGTGCGGGATGTAGGGATTTCGCGCCATGTCCGGGCCGAAGGCGAAGAGGAGTATTTTCATGCCTGGCAGGCCGAAGCGATGCATGATCTCGCGCACGTCCGGGGTGATGACGCCGAGGTCCTCGGCCACGAGGGGCAGGGCGGCGCGCCGGGCGTGCAGCGCTTCGAGGAGTTCCTCGGCCGGGGCCTCGATCCATTGTCCGTTCATGGCCGTGCGCTCACCCGCCGGAACCTCCCAGTAGGCCGCAAGACCCCGGAAGTGGTCGATGCGCAGCATGTCGAAGAGGTCGAGGTTGCGCAGGATGCGGCGAATCCACCAGTCGAAGCCGGAGTCGCGCAGGACGTCCCAGTCGTAGACCGGGCTTTCCCACAGTTGGCCCGTGGCGCTGAAGTAGTCCGGCGGCACGCCCGCCATGGCGCGGGGCTGGAGATTTTCGTCGAGTTTCCAGTTCTGCGGGGAGCGCCAGAGGTCCGCGCTGTCGTGGTCCACGTAGATGGGCATGTCGCCGAAGAGCTGGATGCCGAGGCCGTGGCAGTGGCGGCGCAGGTCCGTCCACTGGCGGTGGAAGATCCATTGCAGGAAGGCGGCGAAATCCATGTCCTCGGCGAGGTCTGCCCGTGCGCGGGCAAGCGCGTCGGGGTTGCGGTCGCGCAGGGCGTCTGGCCATGCGGTCCACGGCTTGCCACCGTAGCGCCCGCGCAAGGCCACGAAGAGCGCGTAGTCGTCCAGCCAGTCGGCCTGTTCCTCGCGGAAGATGGCGTAGGCGGGGTGGGCGGCTGGGGAGAACCGGGCGTAGGCCTTGGCGAAGAGGGCGAACTTGTGACGGGTGACGGCGGCGAAGTCCACACTGTCCTCGGGAAAGGCGGGCGGATTGGCGACGTCCGCCGGGTCGAGCCAGCCCTCGGCGGCCATGCGCGAGGGGCAGATGAGCAGCGGATTGCCCGCGAAGGCGCTGACGCTGTGGTAGGGATCGTTCCACGAGGTCTCTGCCGTGGGTGTGAGGGGCAGAAGCTGCCACACGCGCTGGCCGGTGCGGTGCAGGAAGTCCGCGAATGCGTAGGCCTCGTCGCCAAGCCCGCCGATGCCGTGGGGCGAGGGCAGGGACGTCGGGTGCATGAGAATGCCGCTCGATCGGAGCATCATGAGTTCTCCCGCATGGTCGCCTCGACGATGGCGCGGATGGCGGCCAGCGGCACGCCCGCCCATGCCGGACGGTTGTCCAGTTCCTCGGCCAGTTCGGTCACGGCGCGGTCGATGAGGAATGCGTCGAGCAGGATGCGCGTTTCGTCCGTGGTCGCCGGAACGATGTCCACGCCCGCCACGGCGTCCATGTAGCCCTCCACAAAGGCCACGCCCGCCCAGTGGCTCCAGCAGCGCGCCCAGCACAGCAGCGCCTCGCCCCCCCCGGGGCGCACGAAGCCCTGTTCCGCATGGGCTGAGACCGCTGCGAAGCCCGCATAGTCCATGGAGCGCAGGAGCGTTGCCACGTCACGCAGTGGCGAACGCAGAAGCCGTCGCTCGCCCCATGTGCGGTCCGGGTCGCCCTCGAAGTCGATGATCGTGAAATCCTGCCCGGTCAGCAGGGCGTGCCCGAGGTGGAAATCCCCGTGGCAGCGGATGCGTCGTCCGCCGAAGCGGTGGTCCGTCACCTTGCGCAGGATGTCCAGTATGGTCTGGCGCGAGGCCATGCCCCATTGCGCGTCGTCTTGCGTATGTCCGGGAAGGGTGTCGAGTTTCTTGCGCAACAGCGGCCAGACGCGGCCCACGTTGCTCCGTAGGCCCTGATACAGGGAGCGCTGGTAGAGGCGGGTGAAGGGCTCCGGCTCGAAGGCTTCCGCTCCGGGCTGCCCGGCGCCGGAGGCCAGCGCGAGGTGCATCTCGCCGGTCCTGCGGCCAAGGACGCCAAAGCGTCCGATGGACGCGCCGAACATCTCTGTCGCTTCGGGCGGGGCCTGCGCCGCGCCAAGCTCCAGCATGTGCGCGGTTGGGGTGGATGGTGCGGCCTCGCGTCGCGCCTGCGCGTGTTCGAAGACGCCCCGCAGCATTTCCATGACGTACTGCCATGCCGTGCCCTGATTGGGCACGTAGTCCGTGAGGGTGGCGATGGTCATGGGGGATTCGAGCCTGTCGCGGCGGTATTCGATGGCCCCCCGTAGCTGTGGGCTGTGGGGATAGCCCCGCTCATTCAGGAAGCGCCCCACCTCCAGCTCCGGGCTGACGCCGGGATCGAGCCTGCGGAAAAACTTGAGTACGACGCTGTCGCCGAAGACCACCACGGAGTTGTTCTGGTCCACGCGGGCCGATGGCGCGTGCAGGGTGAGTTCCGCGTCGCGGACCATGCCCCGCAGGGCGCGGGTGCGGCTGACGGAAATCCGGCCCGCGCGTTCCGGTGCCCCGGTGTGGCGCGGCACGTTGCCCAGCAGGGCGATGCAGAAGGTGCGTGAGACCAGCGCGTCGAAGACGATACCTTCCTCGCCGGAATTTCGCAGGCGCACCCGTGCGATGACGGCGTGGGGATTCGTCTGCGCGATGCGTGCGGCGCGTTCGCCCGTGGCCCACGCCATGGGGAGCGAGATGCAGTCCTCGCCGCCCCCCGCGTATTCCACGTCCACCAGCACGATGTGCGCCGGAGGCTCGGTGTCGGACACGGCGAGGCGTTCGCGGATGCCCGCCGAGGCGATGGCCCGGCGGGGTCCGGCGCAGTACCACGGCGCGGCGGCAATGACCTCCGGCAGCCTGCGGCACAGCAGGCCCGATGCGGGAGCCTCGAAGATTTCCTCCCAGCTTTCGGCGCATTCGATGGGCTGCGTGTCCGGAGTGCGTCCGGCGGCGGCCTCCTGTGCGTGCTGCGGTTCGAGCAGGAACCAGTAGA
Proteins encoded in this window:
- the treS gene encoding maltose alpha-D-glucosyltransferase, with the protein product MARRRQASGNGANPLWYKDAVIYEVHVRAFHDSDGDGVGDFRGLTEKLDYLQDLGVTAIWLLPFFPSPLKDDGYDTADYRDVHPAYGTMRDFRTFLREAHARGLKVITELVLNHTSDAHPWFQQARRAKPGTAARDFYVWSDTHRRYEEARIIFQDFENSNWTWDDVAGAYYWHRFYSHQPDLNFDNPAVRKTMTRVVDYWFKLGVDGLRLDAVPYLYEREGTNCENLPETYDFLRELRTHIDAKFEDRMLLAEANQWPEDSAAYFGNGDMCHMAFHFPIMPRLFMALHMEDRFPLIDILEQTPEIPATSQWALFLRNHDELTLEMVTDEERDMMYRVYARDPQMRVNLGIRRRFAPLMGNNRRMIELMNALLLSLPGTPVLYYGDEIGMGDNIYLGDRNGVRTPMQWSPDRNAGFSRANPQQLYLPVVIDPEYHFETVNVEAQENNPHSLLWWMRRIIALRRRHRAFGRGEMTFFTPENRKLLCFVRSHGDECILVVANLSRHVQHAEIDLSAHMGMVPVEMFGRAEFPPIGPRPYPLTIGGHSFYWFLLEPQHAQEAAAGRTPDTQPIECAESWEEIFEAPASGLLCRRLPEVIAAAPWYCAGPRRAIASAGIRERLAVSDTEPPAHIVLVDVEYAGGGEDCISLPMAWATGERAARIAQTNPHAVIARVRLRNSGEEGIVFDALVSRTFCIALLGNVPRHTGAPERAGRISVSRTRALRGMVRDAELTLHAPSARVDQNNSVVVFGDSVVLKFFRRLDPGVSPELEVGRFLNERGYPHSPQLRGAIEYRRDRLESPMTIATLTDYVPNQGTAWQYVMEMLRGVFEHAQARREAAPSTPTAHMLELGAAQAPPEATEMFGASIGRFGVLGRRTGEMHLALASGAGQPGAEAFEPEPFTRLYQRSLYQGLRSNVGRVWPLLRKKLDTLPGHTQDDAQWGMASRQTILDILRKVTDHRFGGRRIRCHGDFHLGHALLTGQDFTIIDFEGDPDRTWGERRLLRSPLRDVATLLRSMDYAGFAAVSAHAEQGFVRPGGGEALLCWARCWSHWAGVAFVEGYMDAVAGVDIVPATTDETRILLDAFLIDRAVTELAEELDNRPAWAGVPLAAIRAIVEATMRENS